A stretch of Henckelia pumila isolate YLH828 chromosome 4, ASM3356847v2, whole genome shotgun sequence DNA encodes these proteins:
- the LOC140860986 gene encoding uncharacterized protein, producing MANRRNPNNEDNQNNQFLAGLATLLQEQSRAQGEQIQQLIQAQVGGRNNNQPLLTNPIFKQFKDLGPQEFRGGADPLVVEEWVQSVETIFDNMQLTDADRVRCSIFMFRDDARVWWQGARSAVDMTTLTWNGFKDVFYGKYFTISTRTRLAREFLELRQGSMSIAEYVKKFERGRYFVPMISGNAVEELKHFMEGLNATIRHDVRLSGAQMYRAAVDEAMLSEKYGNDIIKESQVKRASYQGREQQGSSQKRPYQAPAQRRRQQQQRQNPNQARPQG from the coding sequence ATGGCTAACCGTAGGAATCCGAACAATGAGGACAATCAGAATAACCAATTTTTGGCTGGGTTGGCGACTCTGTTGCAAGAGCAGAGTAGAGCCCAAGGGGAGCAGATTCAACAGTTAATCCAAGCACAAGTGGGAGGAAGGAACAACAATCAGCCACTATTGACTAATCCGATCTTTAAACAGTTTAAGGATCTAGGGCCGCAGGAGTTCAGAGGAGGGGCTGATCCCCTTGTAGTCGAGGAATGGGTGCAGTCAGTGGAGACCATTTTTGACAACATGCAGCTCACTGATGCAGACCGTGTGAGGTGTTCCATCTTTATGTTTCGTGATGATGCAAGGGTTTGGTGGCAGGGAGCCCGTTCTGCTGTGGATATGACTACGttgacttggaatggattcaaaGATGTGTTCTATGGAAAATATTTCACTATCAGCACCAGGACTAGACTTGCTAGAGAATTCCTGGAGCTCCGCCAAGGGAGCATGTCCATTGCTGAGTATGTGAAGAAGTTTGAAAGGGGGAGGtattttgtgcccatgatttcgGGTAATGCTGTAGAggagttgaagcattttatggaGGGACTGAATGCCACTATTCGTCATGATGTCAGATTGAGTGGGGCACAAATGTACCGAGCAGCAGTCGATGAGGCTATGTTGTCAGAAAAATATGGGAATGATATTATCAAAGAATCACAAGTGAAAAGAGCCAGTTACCAAGGGAGAGAACAACAAGGGTCTAGTCAGAAGAGGCCGTACCAAGCCCCAGCTCAGAGGAGACGGCAGCAGCAGCAGCGCCAAAACCCCAATCAGGCGCGACCTCAGGGATAG
- the LOC140860987 gene encoding uncharacterized protein, which translates to MLQGRRMHLSVKSVGSHTQVDPDSAIVTGMIRIAGLPAFVLIDSGATHSFISVNFMMKLGVLPDESISKFCVSLPSGEELESSSVVRNCKVQMQSLVFCADFIVLKMVDFDVIFGMDWLSRHEAIIDCKRKTVSLKDQNGKPFAFRTTSKKSAPGMISAGTAWQLLSNGCTGFLASLIGDLEVQRPKLVEVEVVKDFPEVFSDDVAGLPPVREVKFGIELLPETKPASKAPELNRVTVKNRYPLPRIDDLFDQLQGAEVFSKIDLQSGYHQLKVKDADVQKTAFRTRYGHYEFLGGASSALGYGVANFERKATKVEAVRNWAAPKNATEIRSFLGLAGYYRRFIQDFSKIALPLTSLTRKGVKFVWSEQCEKSFTELKERLISAPVLAILEGTGRFVVYTDASKSGLGAVLMQDDKLIAYASRQLKVHERNYPTHDLELAAVVFALKLW; encoded by the exons ATGCTCCAAGGCCGGCGAATGCACCTATCTGTCAAAAGTGTGGGAAGCCACACTCAG GTTGACCCAGATTCTGCAATTGTCACAGGTATGATCCGTATCGCTGGTTTACCTGCTTTCGTGTTGATTGATTCAGGAGCTACGCACTCTTTTATATCtgttaattttatgatgaaattgGGGGTCTTGCCGGATGAAtctatttcgaaattttgtgtGTCGTTACCCTCAGGAGAAGAACTGGAAAGTAGTAGTGTGGTAAGAAATTGCAAAGTTCAGATGCAGAGTCTAGTTTTTTGTgcagattttattgttttgaaaatGGTGGATTTCGATGTGATTTTTGGGATGGACTGGTTGTCTCGGCATGAGGCTATTATTGACTGCAAACGGAAAACTGTCTCATTGAAAGATCAGAACGGGAAACCATTTGCATTCCGCACAACCTCTAAGAAGAGCGCACCAGGTATGATTTCTGCAGGAACAGCCTGGCAATTATTGAGTAATGGGTGTACAGGCTTTCTTGCGAGTCTAATTGGTGATCTGGAGGTACAGCGACCGAAACTTGTGGAAGTGGAAGTAGTGAAGGACTTTCCAGAAGTTTTTTCCGATGATGTTGCGGGATTGCCTCCAGTCAGGGAAGTCAAATTTGGGATAGAATTGTTGCCTGAAACTAAGCCAgcttctaaggcacc AGAACTAAACCGAGTTACAGtgaagaacagatatcctttgCCCAGAATAGACGACTTGTTCGACCAATTGCAAGGGGCAGAGGTGTTCTCAAAAATTGATCTGCAAtcaggttaccatcagctgaaggTAAAGGATGCAGATGTGCAGAAGACAGCATTCAGGACTCgatatggccactatgagtttttg GGAGGAGCATCGTCAGCACTTGGCTACGGTgttgcaaattttgaaagaaaagcaact AAGGTGGAAGCGGTTCGTAATTGGGCTGCCCCAAAGAATGCTACAGAAatacgaagtttcttgggtttagcaggctactacaggAGATTTATTCAAGACTTCTCCAAGATAGCCCTACCACTGACTTCCTTAACTCGAAAAGGTGTGAAGTTTGTGTGGTCAGAACAATGTGAGAAGAGCTTTACAGAATTGAAGGAAAGACTGATTTCAGCGCCAGTGCTAGCAATTCTCGAAGGCACGGGTCGCTTTGTGGTTTATACCGATGCTTCTAAGAGTGGATTAGGAGCTGTATTGATGCAGGATGATAAATTAATAGCGTATGCATCTCGACAGCTGAAGGTCCATGAGAGGAATTACCCgactcatgatcttgagttggcggcagttgtttttgctttgaagctaTGGTGA